The following proteins are encoded in a genomic region of Cryptomeria japonica chromosome 11, Sugi_1.0, whole genome shotgun sequence:
- the LOC131066045 gene encoding probable LRR receptor-like serine/threonine-protein kinase At3g47570, which produces MNCVAVFCFHLFLTFFFSTHPAIAAQSNSDEQSLIAIKNSITLDPLKVFDTWIPSNDFCNWTGVTCDAAAQKVVSLILESFQLQGTVSPSIGNLTFIKELSLYDNSLSGEIPEELGRLHRLQQLRLSSNELDGPIPLNLTACRDLVRLAVAYNHLTGSIPPQLCRLTKLQVLKLGSNNFTGSIPSSLANLSSLNTLFLETNNLQGQIPPELGQLNELQSLYLFENHLIGPVSSFLSNISVLSELDLDSNNLSGEIPLELGNLAELQTLYLWGNNLKGNIPISLSNCSQMVRLDLELNHLTGVVPLEFSKLSALEFLSLSSNELVSGSSVTIPILSALSNCSQLNKLIFHDNNLRGRIPEQLPTNLSMLLLNGNNITGIIPSQIANLTNLTELDLSSNLFTGQIPALVSDLQKLERLRLDNNKLDGSIPSEIGKIENLGELSLSNNRLSGDIPLTIALLQQLRRLMLHHNQLSGSIPASLGKCYKLELLDLSHNQFTGQLPREVASLPNLQFYFNLSGNSLQGQLPLEIEKMTHVQAIDASANRLKGQIPATLGSCSNLQHLNLSSNKLQGRIPNSLGKLKSLVDMDLSYNNLSGPIPSSLRNLTMFEYMNLSFNNLSGEIPKEGVFKNLSAASFMGNSFLCGEWMHLPSCSIVVPSGKSNRSKVLAIALAGGAVATVLCSLLIGGLIYFHFQRMSRGNSTDVSTINPIRHTGVSYQEIVAATNGFDGENLLGTGGFGSVYKGILNDGTAAAFKILNMQKEKAWKSFIAECKVLGNCIHRNLVNVITFCSEPENKVLVLQFMSKGNLEKLLFSDGGLSDLSNILNIALDVVHALEYLHHDCSVQVVHCDIKPSNILLDEDRTAHVADFGIAQLICEPDSLESLTSALSLKGSIGYIPPEYGVGGKVSTKGDVYSYGIVLLEMITRKSPTDDMFMGDLNLHKWVSMHFPDRVVEIVDHRVMRDLEEYEIKVVLIPFIHIGLVCSNESPLQRPTAQQVAGALEIMRKNLLQTTVTTQPQTYI; this is translated from the exons ATGAATTGTGTTGCAGTGTTCTGTTTTCATCTGTTTCTGACTTTTTTCTTTAGCACTCACCCTGCAATTGCTGCCCAATCTAACTCTGATGAACAAAGTCTTATAGCAATCAAGAATTCAATCACTTTGGATCCCCTGAAGGTTTTTGACACTTGGATCCCTAGTAATGACTTCTGCAACTGGACAGGGGTTACTTGTGATGCAGCAGCCCAGAAAGTGGTGTCTCTTATTCTTGAGAGCTTCCAGTTACAGGGGACTGTTTCCCCTTCAATTGGAAATCTCACCTTTATAAAAGAACTCTCTCTCTATGACAACAGCCTCAGTGGTGAAATTCCAGAGGAATTAGGTAGACTACACCGTCTGCAACAACTCCGTTTATCAAGCAATGAACTTGATGGCCCAATTCCATTGAATCTCACTGCTTGCCGGGATTTAGTACGATTGGCTGTAGCGTATAATCATTTGACAGGAAGTATTCCACCACAGCTGTGTCGCCTCACAAAACTCCAAGTTCTTAAGTTGGGATCCAATAACTTCACAGGTTCCATTCCTTCATCTTTAGCAAATCTTTCTTCTCTAAATACCCTGTTTCTGGAAACTAACAATCTTCAGGGACAAATTCCTCCCGAATTAGGACAGCTCAATGAATTGCAATCGCTCTATttatttgaaaatcatttaataggCCCTGTTAGTTCTTTTCTGTCAAACATATCTGTCCTTAGTGAGTTAGATCTTGACAGTAATAACTTAAGTGGTGAGATCCCTCTCGAGTTAGGGAACTTAGCCGAGTTGCAAACTCTCTATTTATGGGGCAATAATCTCAAAGGCAATATTCCAATCTCACTTTCCAATTGTTCGCAAATGGTTCGGCTGGATTTAGAGTTAAATCACCTGACAGGGGTTGTGCCATTGGAGTTCAGCAAGCTATCCGCCCTTGAATTTCTGAGTTTATCTTCTAATGAGCTTGTCAGTGGCAGTTCTGTCACAATCCCGATTCTCTCAGCTCTGTCAAATTGCAGCCAATTGAATAAATTAATTTTCCATGACAATAATTTGAGAGGGCGCATACCAGAGCAACTTCCCACAAATCTATCTATGCTTTTGCTAAATGGGAATAATATAACTGGAATCATACCTTCACAGATTGCCAACCTAACCAATTTGACTGAGCTTGATCTTTCTTCGAATCTGTTTACGGGTCAGATCCCAGCCTTGGTGAGTGATCTTCAGAAGTTGGAAAGATTACGGCTGGATAACAACAAGCTGGATGGAAGCATACCTAGCGAGATTGGTAAAATTGAAaatcttggggagttatctctgaGCAATAACAGGCTTTCTGGAGACATCCCTCTCACAATTGCCCTACTTCAACAACTCAGACGCCTTATGCTTCATCACAACCAACTGTCGGGGAGCATACCAGCAAGTTTGGGGAAATGCTACAAATTGGAGCTACTGGACCTTTCCCACAATCAATTCACTGGACAACTACCCCGTGAAGTGGCTTCTCTTCCTAATTTACAGTTTTATTTCAACTTGTCAGGGAATTCATTACAAGGACAATTGCCTCTGGAGATAGAAAAGATGACACATGTCCAAGCTATAGATGCCTCTGCGAATAGGCTGAAAGGCCAAATTCCAGCCACACTGGGAAGCTGTTCAAATCTGCAGCATCTAAATCTTTCCTCAAATAAATTACAAGGCCGAATTCCAAACTCTCTTGGGAAGTTAAAAAGCCTGGTGGATATGGATCTGTCTTATAACAACCTGTCAGGACCAATACCTTCTTCTTTGAGAAATTTGACGATGTTTGAGTATATGAACTTGTCTTTCAATAACCTCAGTGGTGAAATCCCAAAAGAAGGTGTCTTCAAAAACTTGTCAGCTGCATCATTTATGGGAAATTCCTTTCTTTGCGGAGAATGGATGCATCTTCCCTCCTGTTCAATTGTCGTTCCTTCAGGTAAAAGTAACAGAAGTAAAGTTCTAGCAATTGCATTAGCAGGGGGAGCAGTTGCCACTGTATTGTGCTCTTTGCTTATTGGGGGATTAATTTACTTTCATTTTCAGAGGATGAGTCGTGGCAACTCTACAGATGTTTCAACGATAAATCCCATTCGGCACACTGGGGTTTCGTATCAAGAAATCGTGGCTGCAACAAACGGATTTGATGGGGAAAATTTATTAGGGACTGGTGGCTTTGGCTCTGTTTATAAAGGTATTTTAAATGATGGTACAGCTGCTGCTTTTAAGATCCTCAACATGCAAAAGGAAAAGGCGTGGAAGAGTTTTATTGCAGAGTGCAAAGTTCTGGGAAACTGTATCCACAGAAATCTAGTTAATGTGATAACCTTTTGTTCAGAACCTGAAAACAAAGTTTTGGTTCTCCAATTCATGTCTAAAGGAAATTTGGAGAAACTCTTATTTTCAGATGGTGGCTTATCGGACCTGAGCAACATATTGAATATTGCATTAGATGTAGTCCATGCATTGGAATATCTACATCATGATTGTTCAGTGCAAGTTGTACACTGTGATATAAAGCCTAGCAATATTCTCCTGGATGAGGATAGGACAGCCCATGTAGCCGATTTTGGGATTGCTCAATTGATTTGTGAGCCAGACTCCCTGGAGTCATTGACTTCAGCTCTATCTCTGAAAGGATCCATCGGCTACATTCCACCAG AATATGGAGTGGGTGGGAAGGTTTCGACAAAGGGTGATGTTTACAGCTATGGTATTGTGTTGCTCGAGATGATAACCAGAAAGAGTCCAACTGATGATATGTTTATGGGAGATTTGAACCTTCATAAGTGGGTCAGCATGCATTTTCCCGATAGAGTGGTGGAGATTGTTGACCACAGAGTGATGAGAGATTTAGAGGAATATGAGATAAAGGTGGTTCTTATTCCATTCATACACATTGGTTTGGTTTGTTCAAATGAATCACCTCTGCAACGACCCACAGCACAACAGGTAGCAGGAGCACTAGAAATCATGAGGAAGAACCTCCTTCAAACCACAGTGACAACCCAACCACAAACATATATTTAA